Below is a genomic region from Campylobacterota bacterium.
CTCTTGCTATGTATGCCCGCTGTTTTGGTCTTGGTCAAAAAACAGGATTTTTACTGCCCGAGCGTGAAGGGTTGGTACCCTGTGCATCGTGGAAAATGGCCTACAAGGGTGAGCGTTGGTGGAAAGGGGAGACACTCTCGGTTTCTATTGGGCAGGGGGATATGTTGGTTACACCACTGCAGATGGCGCGTATGAGCGCAGGTATTTGTACCGGTTTACTTGTCAAACCGCGCTTGCTAGAAACTGAGCCGATAGAGCAAGAGCGGATTGATATCTCTATTCAGACGCTACAATTTTTGCAAGATGCAATGCGTGAGGTTGTGCTTAATGGAACGGCGCGTAGGCTAAACAAAATTGAAGGTTTTGAAGCGTATGCAAAGACAGGGACAGCACAGACGTGTGGTTTGAAGACAAAAAAACTATCAAAGTCTCAGCTGGAACATGCATGGACATGTGGCTTTTTCTCATATGAAGGTAGCGATCCGCTCGCCTTTGTTGTATTGATTGAAAACGTTGGGCTGTCCAGGCCAGCACTTAATTTTGCTGAAAAGTTTTTGCAGCAGTACAAAAAACTGATGAGCGCCGACCAGGGACAAAAGGCAAAAGCTGTGGTAAGTTGAGGGTAGTGGGAGGTAGCTACGCGTTCGATAAAAAGTGTTGAACACAAGTTCTGGACCCCCGATCGGCGTCGGGGGCGACTCAGGGGAGAGAGTACATAATTTTAGAAAATAGTTTATGTAGCAGGTGATAAACACTTTTGATGGTAGTAGATTAAGGCCGGATCGATGAAGCAGCAGCATAGAGCTTTTTTAAGGGTCTTGAGCGGGTAAGTAGGGTTAAAAAATAGCATAGGAAGCACAATGAAGGTAACAGAGCAAGAGCAGTCAAAACAGGGAACCATTTTTAATGGTAATATTTTGTTGTTTTATGCCTTTGATGTCAGTGACGACGTTGATCTTGAAATAATACGACGAAAATTGCTTTTGAATGTTTGCATTGTACCGCTTTCAAGTTATTTCAAAAGTTATCACATGCCGCTCTCATTTCGTATGACTGAGGACCAAAAAGTTGCTGGTGTTGATCCCGCGCTTAGCGCAACCTATCTTTCATGTAAAGTCTACAATTTTGGAGCGCTTTCTTTTGCATACCGCATTCCATTTAGCAGTACGTTTGAAGATTTGAAACTGCGTATTATCGATATCAAAAAAACGTTTGATCACAAAAGTGATCAAGATGCAAAAATGGTACTGCAAAAAATCTTGCCAGCGGTTAAAGACCCACGCTTTGATGGCGGAAGCCTCAAACACTCCTATTTTGCTGTGCAAGTTGATCCACTCGAGGGGAAAAAATATACCTCAGAGACGTTTAAAGAAAGCTATGGATCAAAAATTGCCTCACTTCTTAAGTTAGAAATTTACTCGCTTTCTGAGTATCAAACTGATCAAATTCTTTCATCAAGTATCGGTTACTATGGTCAAGACTTTATGATCATCGACAGTGAAGCATCGTTTGTTTATGACTACGATTATTTTGAAGCGGTGGAGTTTTTTGAGCAAATCAATATCCAAAAGCTTGAGTTACAGTATTACGATCGTCTACTTGACAATAAGCTTACGTTTTTTTACATGCAAGATGTGTATACCATACCACTTAGGGCTTATATCCCTTTCATTGGGGCATTTGCAGACAAGCCCATTTCAAACCTTGCAAAGCTGCGTGTTGATATTTCAGTAATTACTGAGCGCCTTGAGAGTAGCATTAAGCTGACGGGCGACTCGTATTACATCAACTTGTACATGATGCTTGTTGACAAGATGGCACTGCGTTCACTGCGTGACTCAATCAACCGTAAACTTAACATTATTCACGATTTATACTCAGTGTACCAAAACCGCCTTGACCTCATGCATGATCATGTTTTGACGCTTGTGATCATCATTCTTATTGCTTTTGAAATCCTTGTGTTTGTGAAATAAAAGATTGTTTTTTCTTGTGGCGCTTTCTTACATTTCCCTGACTGCTTTTTTTGCTTTCTCCATGCTTTTTTCGACTAGGAGTTTTTTGGGGTTGAGATGTAGGCTGTTGCTTGGTTTCTTTCTGCTGTTGTGATTGAAGAAAACGGCTAATGATTGGCCAGAGCGTTAGCTCGTTGCTATTGTATGGATCGGGTGCCGTGTAATAAAAATACGGCGTCCATGAAGGGTTATCGTTATAACCACGCGCGACCACATCTGCGTAGATAAACATTGGTTCAAGATTGTTAATTACGGTGAACATTGCTTGATGTAGGTCCGTAGGAAGCACTTTTTCTTTTCCTGAGAGATATTTTATACGGCACAGGTCGTTTTCAGTCCAACAGGTGTAGCTGTACTTGGTTTGTAGTTCTTGCTGCGTTGTTGCCATCTCTACAAGTTCTATCGTTACATAGCCGGCATTTTTAGCAGGAATGGTGACGGGATGCGAAAGAGAGTAAATCATGAGCCCCGCATAGTGAGTGAATCTTGGCGAGATTAATTTTTGCACTTCTTCTAGATTAAATGCACAGCTGTAAGAATAGTCTGTTTGTAAAGCAGCACCCCCATTCTGGTACAAAAATTTTTTTATGACGACGTATTCCGTAGAGCTGGTAATCGTGAGGCACGTGTCATCATAATCACTTTGAGGGCCAGTATTTTCAGCAGCATAGAGTGAAAAAAAAGAGCAGAGGGCAAAAAAGAGTAGGGTGGTGCTTGTTTTCATGAGTTATACCTTCTTGGGGAAGTTGACGAGAGATAAAAGTAAAAATGTGCCTAACAGGACTTGAACCTGTGACCTAGCGATTAGGAATCGCTCGCTCTATCCACCTGAGCTATAGGCACACAAGATTTTTTGCGTTAACCGATTTACGTTTTCAGCACCCTTAATAAAGATGGTGCGCCTGGCAGGACTCGAACCTGCAACCTGCGGATTCGAAGTCCGACACTCTATCCAATTGAGCTACAGGCGCATGTATAATCAAAATTATTAAAAAAGATCTCGTTGCGTGTAATCGGTCAAAAAACAGAATTCAAGTGATGACAAGTCAACAAGAGGTTCGATATCAAACGTTTGATACAGCTGTTGTGTTTCGTCTGGCCTGTTGTTGGGTTGGCAAATTTTGCCGATACCAAAGCCTTCAGGAAACACAAGTCCCTGTCCACTTGAAATAACAATGTCACCGGCTTCTAGTTTAAATGATTGGTCAACGTATGTAAAGGCGCAAAATCCAATATTATTGCTTCCTTGTACCACGCCATGCGCGTGATTTTTTGCTGCATAGCCGGCAATGTTGCAACTCTTGTCGGTGATAAGTTTGACCTTGCTATAGCACTGGCAAACCTCATAAACTTTGCCAATAATTTGAAATTTGTAGAGTGCGACCATATCCTTTTTAACCCCATCACGCGCACCTTTATTGAGTAAAAAAAAGTGTTGGTCGGTTGTGATGTTGCGTGCCAAGATTGTTGCCTGCAGCTTATCAGACAGGGTGTATTTTTTCATAAAGCTATGCAGGTCAGCACTTCGCTTAAATTGATCAAGCGCTGCATGCAGGGCAATGTTTTCTTGTTTGATTGACTCGTTGTCTTCAAACAATGCATGATAACGCTCAAGCATGGTTGCGTAGTCGACCTTTGCCTGAGATAGTGCTCGAAGTTTATATGCACATAAATGCGACACGTACAGTACCGGCAAGAGTATGTGTGACGCTGCCCGTTCAACGAACGCGACAGGAAAGAGTACAAGATAAAGACAAAGCCCCAAACATCCAAGCAATGATATAAATCGAGTGCTGAGTTTTTTTATCATAGCACTGGGCTTGTTTGTGTCCTTACGGTGCTGGTATCTGGTGAAGTGAGTTCTTGATTTTTTGCTTCGATAATAATTTGCTCAAGCTTGGCGCGCATTTCAGGTTCAGTCTGGCTGATCAAAATATTTTTACGCCAGGTTGCAGCGTTAGGTGCACTACGAATGTATTGAGCAACTTGTTTTTTAAATGGTATAAAGCCACGTGGTCCGTAAAATTGCATGTTCAAATCAAGGTGTTTGAGTGCATACTCAAGCACCTGCACGGTGCTAAACGTAAAGGTTTTGCCTTGTGCTGCGTCGGTTATTTCACGCATTTTCCATGGTGCACCCCACAGCGCACGGCCAATCATGAAACCGTCAACACCGGTCTTTTCATAGACGCGCTGTGCCTGATCAAAGCGGCTAATATTGCCAGAAAAAATTAGTGGGACATTAATTGCTTTTTTTACGGCAGCAGTTAGGTCGTAGTCAAGGCGTGAAGTAAAACCTTCAGGCTGCGTACGTGGATGAATCATGATGCCGTCAGCGCCACAGTCAACTGCAAGTTTGGCGAAATCAACGGCATTCTTTTGTTTGTAGCCAGCGCGAATTTTGACGGTGAATGGTACGCGGTCGCCAATCAGCTCTTTCAAACGTGTGGCTAAAATTTTGAATGTGTCAGGATCTGCCATCAGTGCTGAGCCCGAGCCCGAGCGTGTGACCGCAGGTGCAGGGCACCCGCAGTTGAGATTGATCATGACAAACTTGTGCTCAAGTACCCGTTCAACCGCCTTTTCCATAAAGTCGAGTCGATTAGCAGAAAACTGAAACGCAAGTGGTTGTTCGCTTGCATTATAGCTGACAGTTCTGTCATTTTTTTCGTTAGCTACTTGGCTGACATGGCGCATCTCGCCCATCAATAGCTCGGTCGGGCTAAAGTGCCTGATGAGCTGGCGCAGTGGCGAGTCGGTCACACCATCAAGTGGCGCTGCCATAACACGTGGAACGCGTAATTTTCCAAAACTAATCTGCTCTGTGAAAAAGGACATAATTATTCAAACCCTTTCGGAGTTTTTTGACCATAGTTAGTATGTTGTTCAAAAGCGTAGGCAACCTTAAGCAATAACTGTTCAGACAGTCGTGGTCCCAAAAATTGTACCCCAATTGGCAACCCTTCAGGCGAAAAGCCACCCGGCACTGAAATGGCTGGGGTACCGATCATGCAATTTGGTGTGGTGAAATAGTCTGCAAGATAGAGCAGCACTGGGTCGCTGGGCATGTTGTCAAAGCGATATGCCAATGTTGGGGTTGTAGGACTGATTAACACATCAACGTCATTAAAAGCGTTTTCAAATTCAGCACGAATCATACGTCTAATGTGCAATGCAAGTTCATAGTAAAAAGTTTTGTGTTCAGAAGAAAGCAAATATGTCCCCGTTAAGATGCGGCGCTTTACCTCTGCACCCATGCCGTCGTGGCGCGTGCGTACATACATGTCAATCAAGTTGTCTGCTTGCTCACAACGGTTGCCATAGAGCGAACCGTCAAAACGGTGTAGGTTAGATGCAGCTTCCATACGGCTAACAATGAAGTAGAGCGCAGTACCGTGCTTGAGATCAGGGAGTTCGACTGATTTTATTTTTGCACCCATTGCTTTGAGTTGATTGACACTTTCATCAAAGGCCGCGCGCACTTCTCCTTCAATTTGTTCGTATTCGAGGGCGTCTTTGATGATGCCAACTTTCAAGTTTTCAGGTAGTTTTCCATCAAGCGCCTTGGTGTAATCTTTTTTGTCTGTTACCAGTGAGCTTTGATCATGTGGGTCGTGGCCAGAAAAAATGCTTGCAATCAATGCGCTGTCA
It encodes:
- a CDS encoding tRNA-dihydrouridine synthase, with the translated sequence MSFFTEQISFGKLRVPRVMAAPLDGVTDSPLRQLIRHFSPTELLMGEMRHVSQVANEKNDRTVSYNASEQPLAFQFSANRLDFMEKAVERVLEHKFVMINLNCGCPAPAVTRSGSGSALMADPDTFKILATRLKELIGDRVPFTVKIRAGYKQKNAVDFAKLAVDCGADGIMIHPRTQPEGFTSRLDYDLTAAVKKAINVPLIFSGNISRFDQAQRVYEKTGVDGFMIGRALWGAPWKMREITDAAQGKTFTFSTVQVLEYALKHLDLNMQFYGPRGFIPFKKQVAQYIRSAPNAATWRKNILISQTEPEMRAKLEQIIIEAKNQELTSPDTSTVRTQTSPVL
- a CDS encoding rod shape-determining protein MreC; translated protein: MIKKLSTRFISLLGCLGLCLYLVLFPVAFVERAASHILLPVLYVSHLCAYKLRALSQAKVDYATMLERYHALFEDNESIKQENIALHAALDQFKRSADLHSFMKKYTLSDKLQATILARNITTDQHFFLLNKGARDGVKKDMVALYKFQIIGKVYEVCQCYSKVKLITDKSCNIAGYAAKNHAHGVVQGSNNIGFCAFTYVDQSFKLEAGDIVISSGQGLVFPEGFGIGKICQPNNRPDETQQLYQTFDIEPLVDLSSLEFCFLTDYTQRDLF
- the gatA gene encoding Asp-tRNA(Asn)/Glu-tRNA(Gln) amidotransferase subunit GatA, whose protein sequence is MNPFSTIREIKEKLEKKEVSKKEVFSFYLERIKKYNPELNAVLEVFEDLSADDIESSQGLLAGIPMLVKDNICQKGRLTSAGSNILSNYRAPYNATVIERLNAEGARSLGRTNMDEFAMGGTGAFSAYGIAKNPWNLNRTPGGSSSGSAAAVGAGLAPFALGSETGGSIRQPAAFNNLVGMYPTYGSHSRYGVIAFGSSLDQVGAITRDVYDSALIASIFSGHDPHDQSSLVTDKKDYTKALDGKLPENLKVGIIKDALEYEQIEGEVRAAFDESVNQLKAMGAKIKSVELPDLKHGTALYFIVSRMEAASNLHRFDGSLYGNRCEQADNLIDMYVRTRHDGMGAEVKRRILTGTYLLSSEHKTFYYELALHIRRMIRAEFENAFNDVDVLISPTTPTLAYRFDNMPSDPVLLYLADYFTTPNCMIGTPAISVPGGFSPEGLPIGVQFLGPRLSEQLLLKVAYAFEQHTNYGQKTPKGFE